The following DNA comes from Pongo pygmaeus isolate AG05252 chromosome 9, NHGRI_mPonPyg2-v2.0_pri, whole genome shotgun sequence.
tcatttGCTCTCCATTTCCTCCATCACCTTGTCCTGCAAACTGTCAACAGCTCTCTCCTATATCCTAACTGATCTTCCCACTTGCACACTAGATCTGTCTAACCTTTCGCAACCCATGCTCAAAGTTAATTATGTCCTCACTTTCTTCTGCTGATTGAGATCGATAACTTTAACGGACAGTTGACACTAATAATTTTTCCTcgctccttttttttctttagagacagagttttgctcttattgcccaggctggagtgcaatgatgcaatctcggctcaccgcaacctccgccttccaggttcaagtgattctcctgcctcagcctccctagtagctgggattacaggcatgcgccaccacgcctggctaattttgtatttatagtagaggtggggtttctctgtgttggtcaggctggtcttgaactcccgacctcaggtgatctacccgcctctgcctcccagagtggtgggattacaggtgtgaaccactgtgcccagcctaatttttcctCGCTCTTAAGAAAGAATTCCCAATGTTATGTCATTTGGGATGTGTCACATTTTCTGGTCCCTGTAATACTAAAAGTCTAACAGGTCTGTGCACAATAGGCACCATAATAGGTCTGTGCACAATAGGAAACTGGCAACTTAAAACGCTTAGATGTTGCATCTTCCATGAACAAATTATTCATGGATGTAATTTATTCTACTGATACATGTGCCCTATTCTCATCCTGCGTTTTCTCATATCACGCTTCAGTTAAACCTTTATGTTTTCAATTAGTAATTCTTGGATAACCCTTGGTTTGCTTCATTATTTGACTTCCCAAGAGCACTTACCTCTTTAGTAGTATTCATCACATCTGCTATTTCGTATATATATGGCTGATCATTTAGTTGACTATAATTTTTTAGGTGAATGCCAAGTTTATAGTAGATTAAACACCATGTTGATCTTTGTCTTGATTTTAGTCCAGTTGCTAGCATATAATCAGTCTTCAACAATAATTTGTCAAATTGTGGCAGGCCAAGTTTCACTAACacaggcctccataacaactgtttcagcactAACTGACTGTtaagttactttttctttttttttttttccaagacagagccttgctctcttccccaggctggagtgtaatggcgtgatctcagctcattgcaacccccacctcccgggttgaagcaattctcctgcctcagccagccaagtagctgggattacaggtacctgtcaccaagcccagctcatttttgtatttttagtagagacagaatttcgccatgttggccaggctggtcttgaactccctgcctcaggtgatccgcctgctttggcctcccaaagtggtaggattacaagcgtgagccaccacacctggctggttaagttaaatattaaaagctgaagccgggtgcggtggctcacgcctgtaatcccagcactttaggaggccgaggcaggtggatcacaaggtcaggagttcgagaccagcctggccaatatggtgaaatcccatctgtaccaaatatacaaaaattagctgggtgtggtggtgcgtgcctgtggtcccagctgcttgggaggctgaggcagaggagtcacttgaacctgggaggtggaggttgcggtgagctgagattacgccattgcactccagcctgggcaacagagcgagactccgtctcaaaaaagaaaaaaaaatattaaaagctgatagagccagtgcccttatacaaaggctggaatgtaacagaaGCCCACTGAGCGTTTTGCCCAGGActttcctgggccttgaagcaTGACAAGATAACGAAGGAATCGATTAGGACctgtttaggattaaacaagttttatgagggtctgaaggaactcccaggcctccacaaacaagtttattgggggtctgaaggaactccccaaaccttaATGATTAAACAGGAGACACAAGCACCCGGACCCatctagattaagtaaatttactgaggctccagaggaaggtctttaaaactcagaccttagttatagattagaagaagttaatcacttatgtttttagatgaatgcacacctatACGGAGACATATAGCTtggaaggtatataagctctggaaaactttgtaattttgagttggtctggagatattttccaggccttctccctgtacgcagaaataaaaactccctTCTTTCCCAGTAAATCTGCATCTTGTTATTGGGCCGCGAGAAGAAGCAGCTGACCCTCCGTTTGGTCCAGGAACAAAATCATCTCATCTAATATTTTGAGACTTCTCTCTCAAGACTGATATCTATTGCCTCTGTGTTTCTAGTTTTCAAGTCTCCGACATGTGTGATCCACTGAGTATTTCTCTATCATCACTCTCTACACCATGTCTATACCTTTAGGCTCCAATAAATGTCCTTGGCAAACTTTCAGGATGAGACTCCTCAGAACCTCCCAGCTGTTGTGGATTCCTCTACTTCCACACCCCAATTGCTCTGAGTATTAATTGGATATATGCTGTTATCTCCATTTGTCATTGATTAACCAAAAGAGTAGCAAAGAGGCCAGTGAAAGAGGACCCTGAATACGAGGTCATCTCAGGTCACCATAttgaagataaataatttttgtaaatcaCTTATTATGTCTATTTATACATTTGATGAAACAGTCATTCACTCTGCTGATAATAAGAGCAATCATTGCAAATGTACAGTGAGTGGTGAGAGTTGTTACACTGCACATAAGGTAGTCAGAGCAGTTATTTTTGATAATATAACATGTAAGGAGAGAATTTAATAAAATCATACTAACATCAGAGAAACATTTCATGCTGAGAGAAGAGCAAATGTGAAAGCCCTGAGGCATAAGCTGTTTGGTGATTTTAATATTGAGGATGTGTTTTGACATGGGAAAGAAAAGCCAGGAGAGATGATGGGTCACGCAAAGATTTTGGTAGAAAAGACCTCAGTCTGTTTTCTATTCattgaaagtaaagaaaaatgataaCCAATGCACAGATAAGAACAGAATTTGTCATAATACGTGAACTGAGAGTAAAGTATTTAAGGTGATTATGAAAAGCCCGTATTACCAGGTAACCAAACACCTTTTCTTatttctcccctttttttttgtccttaattattttcatcttgcccattttctaattgtgcACAATCAATATCCTTTCTATTTCTACCTTTCTTACTTAGTCCCATTTTAACCTTCCCAATCATGCAGGGATCTGTGAACAAGAGGAACCTCAGCAGCCAGGACAGGCAGGAGCAGTGGAGTAGCTACTATGGCTTCTGGAATCCTGGTTAATGTAAAGGAGGAGGTGACCTGCCCCAtctgcctggaactcctgacacAACCCCTGAGTCTGGACTGCGGCCACAGCTTCTGCCAAGCATGCCTCACTGCAAACCACAAGAAGTCCACGCTAGACAAAGGAGAGAGAAGCTGCCCTGTGTGCCGGGTCAGTTACCAGCCTAAGAACATACGGCCTAATCGGCATGTAGCCAACATAGTGGAGAAGCTCAGGGAGGTCAAATTGAGCCCAGAGGGGCAGAAGGTTGATCACTGTGCACGCCATGGAGAGAAACTTCTACTCTTCTGTAAGGAGGACGGGAAGGTCATTTGCTGGCTTTGTGAGCGGTCTCAGGAGCACCGTGGTCACCACACATTCCTCACGGAGGAGGTTGCCCAGAAGTACCAAGTAAGAGACTGGGATGGAGGGAAGAGAGGGCAGAAAATGGGACCAGATGGAAAATTTTCACTTTGCCTTTGACATTAATTGCCTTGTCATGATAGACCTGAGGCCTAGGATTATTTTTTTCATGCTATGCTTAACTTCTGAGGCTTTAAGGACGGTTTTTTGCATTTTACCCAATTACAGGAGAATAATCCTAGAGTATATATTCCTGGCCAGGAGTAAATATTTTGTACCTTGGGTTAGATGGGTAGAGATTTGGTGTCCAAGAAAAGCTCTGATTACCCCTTTCAGCAGGAGAGTAACTGGAGTGGGTTGAGATGTAAGTTCTTTCCTTGCTGCAGGATCAGTTTTTTCTTCTAGGACAAAAAGAATCAGTCTATTCATGGTGAGGAGATGGGGAGGTCTATTACCTGAGATGTAGGGAGCACATTCACCAATGTAAGTTTTCTTCCAAGTCATGGATTCTCATTGCCATTCTCACAGTTTCTGCAAATTTGTTTCTTCTGAGATCAACCTgatttatttcatgtttatacTCTATCTAGGTGCTGGGAAACCTCATAGCTTGACTATGTTGTGATTCCTTTCTCACAGGTGAAGCTCCAGGCAGCTCtggagatgctgaggcagaagcagCAGGAAGCTGAAGAGTTGGAAGCTGACATCAGAGAAGAGAAAGCTTCCTGGAAGGCAAGAGGATGTGGTTCCCGAAGGAGTTAGCTAGAAATCTGGGCAGGACCATGGGAAGGAGCTTTCTTCCTCTTTATTCCCTGACACTTGATAAGTCCAGAAGTCATTTGATTAGTTCTCTTCATCCTTTCCCTgatggggtgtggtggctggggAGTGAATATGTCACAATGAACACAGTAGAGAGCTATTTACATGAAGGATCTCTCTGGTGAGGATGGCTAGTGAATCCTGCATTCTATTTTTGTGCTACTTTTTGAGTCCGTGACTCTACTTGGGGAAGACATTTGGCAATGGCTCATGATTTGGTCCTCAGTTTTCAACTTTTGGCAGGGAGTTTGAGCTTGGGCTGAGAAGTAATACAGGCAGGTATGAGTGTCCTGCATAGCTGTGTGAAAGGTAAGCTACATCCAGGTAACCCATGTTGATGCAGGATGAACCTCAATATACCCATTCAAggtcattgttttaaaatgtcatgaaggaaaagaaataggaaaaatcagCTTTCCTAAGACCTACTCTCCTTCTACTATGTCCCCTCCTTGTGAGAACTCCCCAAAAGAAACAGCTCTTTTTCTGGCTAACAGCCTCTGCCTGGTAGACTGAGTgcccctttctcttctcttatcTCTGAAGACTCAAATACAGTATGACAAAACCAGCGTCTTGGCAGATTTTGAGCAACTGAGAGACATCCTGGACTGGGAGGAGAGCAATGAGCTGCAAAacctggagaaggaggaggaagacatTCTAAAAAGCCTTACGAAGTCTGAAACTGAGATGGTGCAGCAGACCCAGTCCGTGAGAGAGCTCATCTCAGATGTGGAGCATCGGCTGCAGGGGTCAGTGATGGAGCTGCTTCAGgtaaaaagtggaaagaagccTGAGCACTGAGATTAAAGAAAAGTGAAggctatttccttttctgtgttgcTGTGCTTTTTCTAATGTTAACAATGTTCTCTGCAGGACTATTTTTCTGAATCAATTGCTGAAGTTATAGGAATAATTGAATGTAGAAGTAGCAAGAGATAAtcccatttttattaatttatccaGAACAGTAGAAAAATTTGAACACAGTAGAGATGATCAATTAGCTCTAGTCATGTTTGATAGGTTCCTATTCTCTGTATTCTAGTGTTGAGACTTATCAGTGCAGCTTTTCATTGCTCAGCTTAGCCACTGGCAAACAAATACACGTCAAAATACAAGacgctttttatttttttccttcatggaaTTAATTGAgacttttccctcttttttaattttctgaaaagaattaaataactgctatcatttcttctttatatgcTCAGTAGAATTCACTAgtaaaggccgggcgtggtggctcacacctgtaatcccaccactttgggaggcccaggcaggctgatcacgaggtcaggagattgagaccatcctggctaacatggtgaaatcctgtctctactaaaaatacaaaaaattagccgggtgtggtggcgggcacctgtaatcccaccactttgggaggtgcaggcaggctgatcacgaggtcaggagattgagaccatcctggctaacatggtgacatcctgtctctactaaaaatacaaaaaattagccgggtgtggtggcgggcacctgtaatcccagctactcgggaggctgaggcaggagaatagtgtgaacccgggaggcggagcttgcagtaagccaagatcg
Coding sequences within:
- the TRIM5 gene encoding tripartite motif-containing protein 5 isoform X3 — its product is MASGILVNVKEEVTCPICLELLTQPLSLDCGHSFCQACLTANHKKSTLDKGERSCPVCRVSYQPKNIRPNRHVANIVEKLREVKLSPEGQKVDHCARHGEKLLLFCKEDGKVICWLCERSQEHRGHHTFLTEEVAQKYQVKLQAALEMLRQKQQEAEELEADIREEKASWKTQIQYDKTSVLADFEQLRDILDWEESNELQNLEKEEEDILKSLTKSETEMVQQTQSVRELISDVEHRLQGSVMELLQGVDGIIKRADRCPTLLGLECNGTISAHCNLHLSDSSNSPASASQVAGITGAHHHSRLNLYF
- the TRIM5 gene encoding tripartite motif-containing protein 5 isoform X1 produces the protein MASGILVNVKEEVTCPICLELLTQPLSLDCGHSFCQACLTANHKKSTLDKGERSCPVCRVSYQPKNIRPNRHVANIVEKLREVKLSPEGQKVDHCARHGEKLLLFCKEDGKVICWLCERSQEHRGHHTFLTEEVAQKYQVKLQAALEMLRQKQQEAEELEADIREEKASWKTQIQYDKTSVLADFEQLRDILDWEESNELQNLEKEEEDILKSLTKSETEMVQQTQSVRELISDVEHRLQGSVMELLQGVDGIIKRMQNVTLKKPETFPKNQRRVFRAPNLKGMLEVFRELTDVRRYWVDVTVAPNDISYAVISEDMRQVSCPEPQIIYGAQGTTYQTYVNFSYCTGILGSQSITSGKHYWEVDVSKKSAWILGVCAGFQPDAMYNIEQNENYQPQYGYWVIGLEEGVKCSAFQDGSFHNPSAPFIVPLSVIICPDRVGVFLDYEACTVSFFNITNHGFLIYKFSHCSFSQPVFPYLNPRKCRVPMTLCSPSS
- the TRIM5 gene encoding tripartite motif-containing protein 5 isoform X2; the protein is MASGILVNVKEEVTCPICLELLTQPLSLDCGHSFCQACLTANHKKSTLDKGERSCPVCRVSYQPKNIRPNRHVANIVEKLREVKLSPEGQKVDHCARHGEKLLLFCKEDGKVICWLCERSQEHRGHHTFLTEEVAQKYQVKLQAALEMLRQKQQEAEELEADIREEKASWKTQIQYDKTSVLADFEQLRDILDWEESNELQNLEKEEEDILKSLTKSETEMVQQTQSVRELISDVEHRLQGSVMELLQGVDGIIKRMQNVTLKKPETFPKNQRRVFRAPNLKGMLEVFRELTDVRRYWGWSAMARSRLTATSTSQIQAILLPQPPK
- the TRIM5 gene encoding tripartite motif-containing protein 5 isoform X4 encodes the protein MASGILVNVKEEVTCPICLELLTQPLSLDCGHSFCQACLTANHKKSTLDKGERSCPVCRVSYQPKNIRPNRHVANIVEKLREVKLSPEGQKVDHCARHGEKLLLFCKEDGKVICWLCERSQEHRGHHTFLTEEVAQKYQVKLQAALEMLRQKQQEAEELEADIREEKASWKTQIQYDKTSVLADFEQLRDILDWEESNELQNLEKEEEDILKSLTKSETEMVQQTQSVRELISDVEHRLQGSVMELLQGVDGIIKRADRCPTLLG